Proteins encoded in a region of the Streptomyces violaceoruber genome:
- a CDS encoding class I SAM-dependent methyltransferase produces the protein MSGNSDEATAPGADWDALAASFDDEPDHGLRDAEVRRAWAARLASWLPAPPGDVLDLGCGTGSLSLLAAEQGHRVTGVDLSPAMVELARTKLAGRDAVFLTGDAAAPPVGEQRFDAVLVRHVLWTLPDPGRALRHWRQLLRPGGRLVLVEGVWGSVSPVGIPADRVTALLGPLTGQARVERLSDDPSLWGREVADERYAVVATYG, from the coding sequence ATGAGTGGGAACAGTGACGAAGCGACCGCACCGGGTGCCGACTGGGACGCGCTGGCCGCCTCCTTCGACGACGAGCCGGACCACGGCCTGCGGGACGCGGAGGTGCGCCGGGCCTGGGCGGCCAGGCTGGCCTCCTGGCTGCCCGCGCCCCCCGGCGACGTGCTCGACCTGGGCTGCGGCACCGGCAGCCTCTCACTCCTCGCGGCCGAGCAGGGGCACCGGGTCACCGGCGTCGACCTCTCCCCGGCCATGGTGGAGCTGGCCAGGACCAAGCTCGCCGGCCGTGACGCGGTGTTCCTGACCGGTGACGCCGCGGCACCGCCCGTGGGGGAGCAGCGCTTCGACGCCGTGCTGGTCCGGCACGTCCTGTGGACGCTGCCCGATCCCGGCCGGGCCCTGCGGCACTGGCGGCAGCTGCTGCGCCCCGGAGGGCGCCTGGTCCTGGTCGAGGGCGTGTGGGGGAGCGTCTCCCCGGTCGGCATACCGGCCGACCGGGTCACCGCCCTGCTCGGCCCGCTCACCGGGCAGGCCCGGGTGGAGCGGCTGTCGGACGACCCGTCGCTGTGGGGCAGGGAGGTGGCGGACGAGCGGTACGCGGTGGTGGCGACGTACGGGTGA
- a CDS encoding esterase/lipase family protein has protein sequence MLPWSRVLRPLAALLLAAAVALVPATAATAAPTADARPGSGWNDYTCKPTAAHPRPVVLVHGTFGNSVDNWLGLAPYLKNRGYCVFSLDYGQLPGVPLFHGLGPVEKSAEQLAAHVDKVLAATGATETDLVGHSQGGMMPRYYLKFLGGAAEVNALVGIAPSNHGTTLSGLTRLLPYFPGAEDLLNEHTPALADQVVGSDVLTRLNADGDTVPGVRYTVLATKYDEVVTPYRGQFLDGPGVRNVLLQDLCPLDLSEHLAIGLFDRIAFHEVTNALDPAHATPTTCASVFG, from the coding sequence ATGCTGCCCTGGAGCCGAGTGCTCAGACCGCTGGCCGCGCTGCTGCTGGCCGCCGCCGTCGCCCTGGTCCCCGCCACCGCCGCCACCGCCGCCCCCACCGCGGACGCCCGCCCCGGCTCCGGCTGGAACGACTACACCTGCAAGCCCACCGCCGCCCACCCCCGCCCCGTCGTGCTGGTTCACGGCACCTTCGGGAACTCCGTCGACAACTGGCTCGGCCTCGCGCCCTACCTGAAGAACCGCGGTTACTGCGTCTTCTCCCTCGACTACGGCCAACTGCCCGGCGTCCCGCTCTTCCACGGACTCGGCCCGGTCGAGAAGTCGGCGGAACAACTGGCCGCCCACGTCGACAAGGTGCTCGCCGCGACCGGCGCCACCGAGACCGACCTCGTCGGCCACTCGCAGGGCGGCATGATGCCCCGCTACTACCTCAAGTTCCTCGGCGGAGCCGCCGAGGTGAACGCCCTGGTCGGCATAGCGCCCAGCAACCACGGCACCACGCTGTCCGGCCTCACCCGCCTGCTGCCGTACTTCCCCGGCGCCGAGGACCTGCTCAACGAGCACACCCCCGCCCTCGCCGACCAGGTCGTCGGCTCCGACGTCCTCACCCGGCTCAACGCGGACGGCGACACCGTGCCCGGCGTGCGCTACACCGTCCTCGCCACGAAGTACGACGAGGTGGTCACGCCGTACCGCGGCCAGTTCCTCGACGGCCCCGGCGTACGCAACGTCCTGCTGCAGGACCTGTGCCCGCTCGACCTCTCCGAGCACCTGGCGATCGGCCTGTTCGACCGGATCGCCTTCCACGAGGTGACCAACGCCCTGGACCCGGCGCACGCCACGCCCACCACCTGCGCCTCGGTCTTCGGCTGA
- a CDS encoding MarR family winged helix-turn-helix transcriptional regulator, protein MQNSDAMALTAALLAAAGGLTQRINEGVVARGFEGVRPAHGFAFARLAPDGATVTDLAVHLGVTKQAASQLVDELVRKGYAERRPHPVDARARLVVLTEAGWACTRAAEAAAAEAVGAWADVLGEDGVRALLDGLLRVAPNGPLRPAW, encoded by the coding sequence GTGCAGAACTCCGACGCCATGGCCCTGACCGCCGCCCTGCTCGCCGCGGCCGGCGGACTCACGCAGCGCATCAACGAAGGGGTCGTGGCCCGCGGCTTCGAGGGTGTGCGGCCCGCGCACGGGTTCGCCTTCGCCCGGCTCGCCCCGGACGGTGCGACGGTCACCGACCTGGCCGTGCACCTCGGAGTGACCAAGCAGGCCGCCAGTCAGCTCGTCGACGAGCTGGTCCGCAAGGGGTACGCCGAGCGCCGGCCGCATCCCGTCGACGCGCGCGCCCGGCTCGTCGTGCTGACGGAGGCGGGGTGGGCCTGCACGCGGGCGGCCGAGGCGGCGGCCGCGGAGGCCGTGGGCGCGTGGGCCGACGTGCTCGGTGAGGACGGGGTGCGGGCGCTGCTCGACGGCCTGCTGCGCGTGGCGCCGAACGGGCCGCTGCGGCCCGCCTGGTGA
- a CDS encoding cupin domain-containing protein, with product MPVVRSSEGVTHEIHGARFVSYASPRVGSRELCAWRGEIPAGTKAPAHTVDREEVFHLLTGELLITLDGRTERVTAGDTVIIGSGATLAVENPTDRTATSWVTTSVGLTAELADGTRITPPWAN from the coding sequence ATGCCCGTCGTCCGCTCGTCCGAAGGCGTCACCCACGAGATCCACGGCGCCCGCTTCGTCTCGTACGCCAGTCCCCGTGTCGGCAGCAGGGAGCTGTGCGCCTGGCGGGGCGAGATCCCGGCGGGGACGAAGGCACCCGCGCACACCGTCGACCGGGAGGAGGTCTTCCACCTGCTCACCGGCGAGCTGCTGATCACCCTCGACGGCCGCACCGAACGCGTCACCGCGGGTGACACCGTGATCATCGGCTCCGGGGCGACCCTCGCCGTCGAGAACCCCACCGACCGGACCGCGACCTCCTGGGTCACCACCTCCGTGGGCCTGACGGCGGAGCTGGCCGACGGCACCCGCATCACTCCCCCGTGGGCCAACTGA
- a CDS encoding GNAT family N-acetyltransferase has protein sequence MERERIRPATAADVPAVQAVTDAAYLPYVERIGVVPQPMEADHAADVAAGKVFVTDEPGTGRAGPVGLVVVEAHADHLFLDSVAVHPDAHGRGVGRRLLRFVDAHARALGLPEVRLYTNAMMRENQEIYPRYGYEVVERRVDGPYDRVHYRKRLLL, from the coding sequence ATGGAACGAGAACGGATCCGGCCCGCGACCGCCGCGGACGTGCCGGCGGTGCAGGCCGTGACCGACGCCGCGTACCTCCCCTACGTCGAGCGCATCGGGGTGGTGCCGCAGCCCATGGAGGCGGACCACGCGGCGGACGTGGCGGCGGGGAAGGTGTTCGTCACGGACGAGCCCGGCACGGGCCGGGCGGGACCTGTCGGACTCGTCGTCGTCGAGGCGCACGCCGACCACCTGTTCCTCGACAGCGTCGCCGTCCACCCCGACGCGCACGGCAGGGGTGTGGGCCGGCGACTGCTGCGGTTCGTGGACGCGCACGCGCGGGCGCTGGGCCTCCCCGAGGTCAGGCTCTACACGAACGCGATGATGCGGGAGAACCAGGAGATCTACCCGAGGTACGGGTACGAGGTCGTGGAACGCCGCGTGGACGGGCCCTACGACCGCGTCCACTACCGCAAGCGGCTGCTGCTCTGA
- a CDS encoding GNAT family N-acetyltransferase, producing MTVLVRDLRSDDPADVAAFAQVRHLAVPFILWTPEAVVHRLVHTHPDARSRSLVAEEDGEVIGTAQLGLAHDSPEPGQAYLNVYVHPERFRRGAGGLLVRTAEEHLTGEGARKLYSWVLDGPAHLAFAERHGYERRRASHFLRLDLANAALPPLGALPPGVELRTAADYADDPRPVFELDAATVADEPSDVAVEFTDYEAWLAETWRHPLLDRELTTVVVVDGRPAAFSVAHTDGTRYATAMTGTVRARRGRGLAKLAKTASLRRARAAGYTEALTGNDTDNGPMLAVNKWLGYEICATEVRHVRELG from the coding sequence ATGACCGTTCTCGTACGCGATCTGCGTTCCGACGACCCGGCCGATGTCGCGGCCTTCGCCCAGGTCCGCCATCTCGCCGTGCCGTTCATCCTGTGGACGCCCGAGGCGGTCGTGCACCGGCTCGTCCACACCCACCCGGACGCCCGGAGCCGGTCCCTGGTCGCGGAGGAGGACGGGGAGGTGATCGGCACCGCCCAGCTCGGGCTGGCGCACGACAGCCCGGAGCCCGGTCAGGCCTACCTGAACGTCTACGTCCATCCCGAGCGGTTCCGGCGCGGGGCCGGTGGCCTGCTGGTGCGTACGGCCGAGGAGCACCTGACCGGCGAGGGCGCCAGGAAGCTGTACTCCTGGGTGCTGGACGGGCCCGCCCACCTGGCCTTCGCCGAGCGGCACGGCTACGAGCGCCGGCGCGCCTCGCACTTCCTCCGGCTGGACCTGGCGAACGCCGCGCTCCCGCCCCTGGGGGCCCTTCCCCCGGGTGTCGAGCTGCGCACGGCCGCCGACTACGCGGACGACCCCCGGCCCGTGTTCGAGCTGGACGCGGCGACGGTCGCGGACGAACCGAGCGACGTCGCGGTCGAGTTCACGGACTACGAGGCCTGGCTCGCGGAGACCTGGCGGCATCCGTTGCTCGACCGCGAACTGACCACGGTGGTGGTCGTCGACGGCCGCCCGGCCGCGTTCAGCGTCGCCCACACCGACGGCACCCGGTACGCGACCGCGATGACCGGCACGGTCCGTGCCCGGCGCGGCCGGGGCCTGGCCAAGCTCGCCAAGACCGCCTCCCTGCGCCGGGCCCGCGCGGCCGGGTACACGGAGGCGCTCACCGGCAACGACACCGACAACGGCCCGATGCTCGCCGTCAACAAGTGGCTCGGGTACGAGATCTGCGCGACGGAGGTGCGCCATGTCCGTGAACTCGGCTGA
- a CDS encoding DUF5925 domain-containing protein: MSVNPHEALPIRLNVDDSDSPSDVVDALFLGRFATGEQPYSHAANIDRVRSGATLLPPGARVLRIARDDDRSATLAEGDGWTLLISRWSRGADVTVTATSADLAEKVLGEATDGAADEPEPQPENVTMGFWYVSPRRGPHRTTRQIAAGTWDEVRANYTAPVADAMDGLMKTTPEDIAGRLLLLHGPPGTGKTSALRTLARSWRDWCQVDCVLDPERLFSDVGYLMDIAIGEEDAAGKGRWRLLLLEDCDELIRGEAKHTAGQALSRLLNLTDGLLGQGRNVLVGVTTNEDLERLHPAVVRPGRCLARIEVGPLSRREAVDWLGTEEGVGREGATLAELYALRRGTSPTALPEPRAGAEAGLYL; the protein is encoded by the coding sequence ATGTCCGTGAACCCGCACGAAGCCCTGCCGATCCGGCTCAACGTGGACGACAGCGACTCCCCGTCCGACGTCGTCGACGCGCTGTTCCTCGGCCGTTTCGCCACGGGTGAGCAGCCGTACTCGCACGCGGCGAACATCGACCGCGTACGGTCCGGCGCCACGCTGCTGCCGCCCGGCGCGCGCGTGCTGCGGATCGCCCGCGACGACGACCGCAGCGCGACGCTGGCGGAGGGCGACGGCTGGACGCTGCTGATCTCGCGCTGGAGCCGGGGCGCCGACGTCACGGTGACGGCGACCAGCGCCGACCTCGCCGAGAAGGTGCTCGGCGAGGCGACGGACGGAGCGGCGGACGAGCCCGAACCGCAGCCGGAGAACGTGACGATGGGCTTCTGGTACGTCTCCCCTCGGCGCGGCCCGCACCGCACCACCCGCCAGATCGCCGCGGGCACCTGGGACGAGGTCCGGGCCAACTACACGGCGCCGGTCGCCGACGCGATGGACGGCCTGATGAAGACGACGCCCGAGGACATCGCGGGCCGGCTGCTGCTCCTGCACGGGCCGCCGGGCACCGGCAAGACCTCCGCGCTGCGCACGCTGGCCCGCTCCTGGCGGGACTGGTGCCAGGTGGACTGCGTCCTCGACCCGGAGCGGCTCTTCTCCGACGTCGGCTACCTGATGGACATCGCCATCGGCGAGGAGGACGCGGCGGGCAAGGGCCGCTGGCGGCTGCTGCTGCTGGAGGACTGCGACGAACTGATCCGCGGCGAGGCCAAGCACACGGCGGGCCAGGCGCTCTCCCGCCTGCTGAACCTCACCGACGGACTCCTCGGCCAGGGCCGCAACGTCCTGGTCGGCGTCACCACCAACGAGGACCTGGAGCGCCTGCACCCCGCTGTCGTCCGCCCCGGCCGCTGCCTGGCCCGCATCGAGGTCGGCCCGCTGTCCCGGCGGGAGGCGGTGGACTGGCTCGGCACGGAAGAAGGGGTCGGCCGCGAGGGCGCCACCCTGGCGGAGCTGTACGCCCTGCGCCGGGGCACCTCACCGACCGCGCTGCCGGAGCCGCGGGCGGGCGCGGAGGCCGGGCTGTACCTGTAG
- a CDS encoding SGNH family lipase, giving the protein MRRFRLVGFLSSLVLAAGAALTGAATAQAAQPAAADGYVALGDSYSSGVGAGSYISSSGDCKRSTKAHPYLWAAAHSPSTFDFTACSGARTGDVLSGQLGPLSSGTGLVSISIGGNDAGFADTMTTCVLQSESSCLSRIATAEAYVDSTLPGKLDGVYSAISDKAPNAHVVVIGYPRFYKLGTTCIGLSETKRTAINKASDHLNTVLAQRAAAHGFTFGDVRTTFTGHELCSGSPWLHSVNWLNIGESYHPTAAGQSGGYLPVLNGAA; this is encoded by the coding sequence ATGAGACGTTTCCGACTTGTCGGCTTCCTGAGTTCGCTCGTCCTCGCCGCCGGCGCCGCCCTCACCGGGGCAGCGACCGCTCAGGCGGCCCAACCCGCCGCCGCCGACGGCTATGTGGCCCTCGGTGACTCCTACTCCTCCGGGGTCGGAGCGGGCAGCTACATCAGCTCGAGCGGCGACTGCAAGCGCAGCACGAAGGCCCATCCCTACCTGTGGGCGGCCGCCCACTCGCCCTCCACGTTCGACTTCACCGCCTGTTCCGGCGCCCGTACGGGTGATGTTCTCTCCGGACAGCTCGGCCCGCTCAGCTCCGGCACCGGCCTCGTCTCGATCAGCATCGGCGGCAACGACGCCGGTTTCGCCGACACCATGACGACCTGTGTGCTCCAGTCCGAGAGCTCCTGCCTGTCGCGGATCGCCACCGCCGAGGCGTACGTCGACTCGACGCTGCCCGGCAAGCTCGACGGCGTCTACTCGGCGATCAGCGACAAGGCGCCGAACGCCCACGTCGTCGTCATCGGCTACCCGCGCTTCTACAAGCTCGGTACCACCTGCATCGGCCTGTCCGAGACCAAGCGGACGGCGATCAACAAGGCCTCCGACCACCTCAACACCGTCCTCGCCCAGCGCGCCGCCGCCCACGGCTTCACCTTCGGCGACGTACGCACCACCTTCACCGGCCACGAGCTGTGCTCCGGCAGCCCCTGGCTGCACAGCGTCAACTGGCTGAACATCGGCGAGTCGTACCACCCCACCGCGGCCGGCCAGTCCGGTGGCTACCTGCCGGTCCTCAACGGCGCCGCCTGA
- the cbcC gene encoding carbohydrate-binding protein CbpC gives MPAPSASRRAAAVAVAGLAPLALTTLAAAPASAHGSMGDPVSRVSQCHAEGPENPKSAACRAAVAAGGTQALYDWNGIRIGNAAGKHQELIPDGRLCSANDPAFKGLDLARADWPATGVSSGSYTFKYRVTAPHKGTFKVYLTKPGYDPSKPLGWGDLDLSAPVATSTDPVASGGFYTFSGTLPERSGKHLLYAVWQRSDSPEAFYSCSDVTFGGDGGSGSGAATGDDTASGDAEAGAAPAPEASAPSEEQLAAAAEKSTIEHHGHGDQDAATTTDPTDPAAAPEEAPGTAAEPHQVKAAGGGTENLAETGGDSTTPYIAVGGAAALALGAAVLFASVRRRATTGGRHGH, from the coding sequence ATGCCCGCACCGTCCGCGTCCCGCAGGGCCGCAGCCGTCGCCGTCGCCGGTCTCGCCCCGCTCGCCCTGACCACGTTGGCCGCCGCCCCCGCCTCGGCGCACGGTTCGATGGGCGACCCGGTCAGCCGGGTGTCGCAGTGCCACGCCGAGGGGCCCGAGAACCCGAAGTCGGCCGCGTGCAGGGCGGCGGTCGCGGCGGGCGGCACGCAGGCGCTCTACGACTGGAACGGCATCCGCATCGGCAACGCCGCCGGCAAGCACCAGGAGCTGATCCCGGACGGCAGGCTGTGCAGCGCCAACGACCCGGCGTTCAAGGGTCTGGACCTGGCCCGCGCCGACTGGCCCGCGACCGGCGTGAGCAGCGGCTCGTACACCTTCAAGTACCGCGTGACGGCCCCGCACAAGGGCACGTTCAAGGTCTACCTCACCAAGCCGGGCTACGACCCGTCCAAGCCGCTCGGCTGGGGCGACCTGGACCTGTCCGCCCCGGTGGCGACCTCCACCGACCCGGTCGCCTCGGGCGGCTTCTACACCTTCTCCGGCACGCTGCCGGAGCGGTCCGGCAAGCACCTGCTGTACGCGGTGTGGCAGCGCTCGGACAGCCCGGAGGCGTTCTACTCCTGCTCGGACGTCACCTTCGGCGGCGACGGCGGCAGCGGCAGCGGTGCGGCCACCGGCGACGACACCGCGTCCGGCGACGCGGAGGCGGGCGCCGCCCCGGCTCCGGAGGCCTCCGCGCCCTCCGAGGAGCAGCTCGCGGCCGCGGCGGAGAAGTCGACGATCGAGCACCACGGTCACGGCGACCAGGACGCGGCGACCACCACGGACCCGACGGACCCGGCCGCGGCTCCGGAGGAGGCGCCCGGTACCGCCGCCGAGCCCCACCAGGTCAAGGCCGCCGGCGGGGGCACGGAGAACCTCGCCGAGACCGGCGGGGACAGCACCACGCCCTACATCGCCGTCGGCGGCGCCGCGGCCCTGGCCCTCGGCGCGGCCGTCCTGTTCGCGTCGGTCCGGCGGCGCGCGACGACCGGTGGCCGGCACGGCCACTGA
- a CDS encoding serine/threonine-protein kinase translates to MSGEPDGERVIAGRYRLLSPLGEGGMGTVWRARDEVLRREVAVKEVRAPAGLSQTDVGRMYARLEREAWAAARISHPNVVTVYDVATDGGRPWIVMELVRGLSLADLLDAEGPLEPRRAALIGAEVLAALRAAHAAGVLHRDVKPANVLLANDGRVVLTDFGIARVEGSEALTMTGEVVGSPEFLAPERALGRTPGAASDLWSLGVLLYAAVEGVSPFRQGTPLSTLRAIVDEEVPPPRRAGALGPVVEGLLRKDPAERLPAEEAERALRLVGAGGAPPGRGPRTGAPPSGAFAPTVVAAHPGLPTAPTPPMPVAAAGDTSAAGAPGAPGGRDRRARAVLLVGLAVLVLTLAGLTYSLLDRSDGGGGTEGSGGSPGPGATSAAASGGAGEPSPPASSGTDGGQSGPAAQSVEVTVVGSRTHYSGACPPPHDRAPAFTATFTVGRLPAEVGYRWVTADGSVSDPGWRTLSFPSGGERSRQDGVVVTTHDDTGAFESAVRVEVRSPVRATSDAVAFSVTCGTGTETETGTGTPSGGASHSSSPSAPSSSPSA, encoded by the coding sequence GTGTCCGGAGAACCCGACGGCGAGCGTGTGATCGCCGGCCGCTACCGGCTTCTGTCGCCGCTCGGCGAGGGCGGCATGGGCACCGTGTGGCGCGCCCGCGACGAGGTGCTGCGCCGCGAGGTCGCCGTCAAGGAGGTGCGCGCCCCCGCCGGTCTGTCGCAGACCGACGTCGGGCGGATGTACGCCCGGCTGGAGCGGGAGGCGTGGGCCGCCGCCCGGATCTCCCACCCCAACGTGGTCACGGTGTACGACGTGGCCACCGACGGAGGCCGGCCCTGGATCGTGATGGAGCTGGTCCGCGGGCTGTCCCTGGCCGACCTGCTGGACGCCGAGGGCCCGTTGGAGCCCCGCCGGGCCGCGCTGATCGGCGCCGAGGTGCTGGCCGCGCTGCGGGCCGCGCACGCCGCCGGGGTGCTGCACCGGGACGTGAAGCCGGCCAACGTGCTGCTGGCGAACGACGGCCGGGTGGTGCTCACCGACTTCGGGATCGCCAGGGTGGAGGGCAGCGAGGCGCTGACCATGACCGGCGAGGTCGTCGGCTCGCCCGAGTTCCTCGCCCCGGAGCGGGCGCTCGGCCGCACGCCCGGTGCCGCGTCCGACCTGTGGTCGCTGGGCGTGCTGCTGTACGCGGCGGTGGAGGGGGTCTCGCCGTTCCGTCAGGGCACTCCGCTGAGCACCCTGCGCGCGATCGTCGACGAGGAGGTGCCGCCGCCGCGCCGGGCGGGTGCGCTCGGGCCGGTGGTGGAGGGCCTGCTGCGCAAGGACCCGGCCGAGCGGCTCCCGGCGGAGGAGGCCGAACGCGCGTTGCGCCTCGTGGGCGCCGGCGGGGCACCGCCCGGCCGGGGCCCGCGCACCGGCGCGCCGCCGTCCGGCGCGTTCGCCCCGACGGTCGTGGCCGCCCACCCGGGGCTGCCCACCGCACCGACGCCGCCGATGCCCGTAGCGGCGGCCGGGGACACCTCCGCGGCGGGTGCGCCCGGTGCGCCGGGGGGCCGGGACCGGCGGGCGCGGGCCGTACTGCTGGTGGGGCTGGCCGTGCTGGTCCTGACGCTGGCCGGACTGACGTACTCGCTGCTGGACCGCTCGGACGGCGGTGGCGGGACGGAGGGTTCGGGCGGGAGTCCGGGCCCGGGGGCCACGTCCGCGGCGGCGAGCGGCGGCGCCGGGGAGCCGAGTCCCCCGGCGTCCTCCGGGACCGACGGCGGGCAGAGCGGCCCCGCAGCGCAGTCGGTGGAGGTGACCGTGGTGGGCTCGCGCACCCACTACTCGGGGGCCTGTCCGCCGCCGCACGACCGGGCACCCGCGTTCACGGCGACGTTCACGGTCGGGCGGCTGCCCGCGGAGGTCGGCTACCGGTGGGTGACCGCGGACGGGTCGGTCTCCGACCCGGGGTGGCGGACGCTGTCCTTCCCGTCGGGCGGCGAGCGCTCGCGCCAGGACGGCGTGGTGGTGACGACGCACGACGACACCGGCGCGTTCGAGAGTGCCGTGCGCGTGGAGGTGCGGAGTCCGGTGCGGGCCACGTCCGACGCGGTGGCGTTCTCGGTGACTTGCGGGACCGGGACGGAGACGGAGACGGGGACGGGGACCCCGTCGGGCGGGGCCTCCCACTCCTCGTCTCCCTCCGCTCCTTCTTCTTCTCCTTCCGCCTGA
- a CDS encoding DUF402 domain-containing protein, whose protein sequence is MSVNSAEPPIEVDVILVKAGRTKIRYPAGLLHDDGTRLAVRAPWAGDAVRDFGFVRFEAGDVFTEYYWRDRWYSVKEVRTAAGVLKGWYCDITRPAVRTGTELVVEDLDLDLWRSADGADVRRLDEDEFAESGLADRDPEAAAAAVAALEELERLARGDGFTGLLE, encoded by the coding sequence ATGTCCGTGAACTCGGCTGAACCGCCCATCGAGGTGGACGTGATCCTGGTCAAGGCGGGCCGGACCAAGATCCGTTACCCGGCCGGGCTGCTGCACGACGACGGCACCCGCCTCGCCGTGCGTGCCCCCTGGGCCGGGGACGCCGTGCGCGACTTCGGCTTCGTGCGCTTCGAGGCCGGGGACGTCTTCACCGAGTACTACTGGCGCGACCGGTGGTACTCGGTGAAGGAGGTCCGGACCGCGGCCGGTGTGCTGAAGGGCTGGTACTGCGACATCACCCGCCCCGCCGTCCGCACCGGCACGGAACTGGTCGTCGAGGACCTCGACCTGGACCTGTGGCGCTCCGCCGACGGCGCGGACGTACGGCGTCTGGACGAGGACGAGTTCGCCGAGAGCGGACTGGCGGACCGGGACCCGGAGGCCGCTGCCGCCGCGGTGGCCGCACTGGAGGAACTGGAGCGGCTGGCCCGCGGGGACGGCTTCACCGGCCTGCTGGAGTAG
- a CDS encoding GntR family transcriptional regulator, which translates to MTLKIHVDDGAPPYEQVRAQISEQARSGALPVGYRLPTVRGLAESLGLAANTVAKAYRALEADGVIETRGRNGTFVAAAGSAAQREVAAAAQGYAERARRLGVSEEDASGAVRDALRAAYG; encoded by the coding sequence GTGACCTTGAAGATCCATGTCGACGACGGCGCGCCGCCCTACGAGCAGGTGCGGGCGCAGATCTCCGAACAGGCGCGCTCCGGGGCGCTGCCGGTCGGGTACCGGCTGCCCACGGTGCGCGGACTGGCCGAATCCCTCGGGCTCGCCGCGAACACGGTCGCCAAGGCGTACCGGGCGCTGGAGGCGGACGGGGTGATCGAGACCCGGGGGCGCAACGGAACGTTCGTCGCCGCCGCGGGCTCTGCGGCTCAGCGGGAGGTGGCCGCCGCGGCCCAGGGGTATGCCGAGCGGGCTCGGCGGCTGGGGGTGTCGGAGGAGGACGCGTCGGGGGCGGTTCGGGATGCGTTGCGGGCGGCCTACGGGTGA
- a CDS encoding DUF72 domain-containing protein: MTLFVGTSGWQYRDWRESFYPPGLPVRRWLEHYAAAFATVEINNAFYRLPARETFTAWRDRVPPDFTVAVKASRYLTHIKRLRDPAEPVDRLMTHAAGLGDRLGPVLLQLPPTLRADPDLLDACLACFPPGTRVAVEPRHESWWTAETREVLVARRAALCWADVRARPVTPLWRTTDWGYVRFHEGRAAAWPHYGRRSLATWIDRITAAWPHTSDVYTYFNNDPNTAAVQDAATFAQSARTSALTVTRTPSGARG; the protein is encoded by the coding sequence ATGACCCTGTTCGTCGGCACGTCTGGCTGGCAGTACCGGGACTGGCGGGAGAGCTTCTACCCGCCCGGTCTGCCGGTCCGGCGCTGGCTGGAGCACTATGCGGCCGCCTTCGCGACGGTCGAGATCAACAACGCCTTCTACCGCCTGCCCGCCCGGGAGACCTTCACCGCCTGGCGGGACCGCGTCCCACCGGACTTCACGGTCGCGGTCAAGGCCAGCCGCTACCTGACGCACATCAAACGCCTGCGCGACCCGGCCGAGCCGGTCGACCGCCTGATGACCCACGCGGCCGGTCTGGGCGACCGTCTCGGCCCGGTCCTGCTGCAACTGCCCCCGACCCTGCGCGCCGACCCGGACCTCCTGGACGCCTGCCTGGCCTGCTTCCCGCCGGGCACCCGGGTCGCGGTGGAACCCCGGCACGAGTCCTGGTGGACGGCCGAGACCCGCGAGGTCCTCGTCGCCCGGCGCGCGGCCCTGTGCTGGGCGGATGTCCGCGCCCGCCCGGTCACCCCGTTGTGGCGCACCACCGACTGGGGCTACGTCCGCTTCCACGAGGGCCGGGCCGCGGCCTGGCCGCACTACGGCCGCCGCTCCCTGGCCACGTGGATCGACCGCATCACGGCGGCCTGGCCGCATACGAGCGACGTCTACACCTACTTCAACAACGACCCGAACACGGCGGCGGTGCAGGACGCCGCGACGTTCGCACAGTCGGCTCGCACGTCGGCGCTGACGGTCACACGTACGCCCTCAGGGGCGCGGGGCTGA